In Thiovibrio frasassiensis, one DNA window encodes the following:
- the nrfH gene encoding cytochrome c nitrite reductase small subunit: protein MGNKKGRRGWLIALTVLGVGILVAIFLALGPPQLLAKSETPNFCASCHVMEEEYDAWAHAGAHRRKACVDCHLPNDNLALHYVWKSIDGMKDVLFFYSNQVPERIEISGHGKAVVQANCIRCHETTVDHIDQKRLCWECHRRVPHRGVGSMQTL from the coding sequence ATGGGTAACAAAAAGGGAAGGAGGGGCTGGCTGATCGCTCTCACCGTCCTTGGCGTCGGCATTCTGGTTGCGATTTTCTTGGCATTGGGACCTCCCCAGCTCCTGGCAAAATCGGAAACCCCCAACTTTTGTGCCAGTTGCCATGTGATGGAGGAGGAATATGATGCTTGGGCCCATGCCGGCGCCCATCGGCGGAAAGCGTGCGTGGACTGCCATCTGCCGAATGACAACCTGGCTCTGCACTATGTCTGGAAGAGTATCGACGGCATGAAGGATGTCCTGTTCTTTTATTCCAATCAGGTGCCAGAACGGATTGAAATCAGTGGACACGGCAAGGCGGTGGTCCAAGCCAATTGCATCCGCTGTCACGAGACCACCGTTGACCACATTGACCAAAAACGGCTTTGCTGGGAATGCCATCGCCGGGTTCCGCACAGGGGCGTTGGTTCAATGCAAACACTGTAA
- a CDS encoding ammonia-forming cytochrome c nitrite reductase subunit c552 — MQKKLLLPLVLLVTGGVLLTGCKGPEKVEAVRAVKIADGEMDPAEWGKAYPVHYDLWKKTAEPTPAGKSKYKRGFNADGITYDKLSEFPYMALLFNGWGFGVEYNEPRGHAFMLKDQVTIDPARVGAGGVCLTCKTPYAPQLEKEKGFDYYSKPWAEVRDMIPEKFRDLGVACVDCHDNNGMGLKLSREFTLGKALEEMKVDRSKLTHQDMRTLVCAQCHVTYNIKKDENKKSVGVYFPWQGSTYGDISVENIIKQIRSDNTVGEWTQKVTGYKMPFMRHPEFELYSRNSVHWMAGAACADCHMPYTKVGSNKLSDHRVTSPLKADMKACQQCHTETPEWLRQQVITIQDRTASMMVRSGYATATVAKLIERVHTLQAEGKEIDQKLYEKAKDFYMEAFFRSLFIGAENSIGFHNPTEAMRILGDSTAFATKAEGLLRQALTKAGEDVPMNVNLELDKYLNERGKKKLMQQKDVEFKDPFGVEEKLNTVTPVTTK; from the coding sequence ATGCAAAAGAAATTACTGTTGCCCCTGGTCCTGCTGGTAACCGGTGGCGTGCTGCTGACCGGCTGCAAAGGTCCCGAGAAGGTAGAGGCTGTCCGGGCAGTGAAGATTGCCGATGGTGAAATGGATCCGGCGGAATGGGGGAAGGCCTACCCGGTCCACTACGACCTGTGGAAAAAAACCGCCGAACCGACTCCCGCCGGCAAGAGCAAATACAAGAGAGGCTTCAATGCCGACGGCATCACCTACGACAAGCTCTCGGAGTTTCCATACATGGCCCTGCTTTTTAACGGCTGGGGCTTCGGCGTCGAGTACAACGAACCCCGCGGCCACGCCTTTATGCTTAAAGATCAGGTTACCATCGACCCAGCCCGCGTCGGAGCCGGGGGCGTCTGCCTGACCTGCAAAACTCCCTACGCACCTCAACTTGAGAAAGAAAAGGGGTTCGATTACTACAGCAAGCCCTGGGCCGAGGTCCGCGATATGATCCCGGAAAAATTCCGCGATCTCGGTGTTGCCTGCGTCGACTGCCACGACAACAACGGGATGGGGCTCAAGCTCTCCCGCGAGTTCACCCTGGGCAAGGCGCTCGAGGAAATGAAGGTTGACCGCAGCAAGCTCACCCATCAGGATATGCGCACCCTGGTCTGTGCCCAATGCCACGTAACTTACAATATCAAGAAGGATGAAAACAAGAAGTCGGTGGGCGTCTACTTCCCATGGCAGGGCAGCACCTATGGCGACATCTCGGTTGAGAACATCATCAAGCAGATCCGCTCCGACAATACCGTAGGGGAATGGACCCAGAAGGTTACCGGCTACAAGATGCCCTTCATGCGGCACCCTGAGTTTGAACTCTATTCCCGGAACAGTGTCCACTGGATGGCGGGCGCTGCCTGTGCCGACTGCCATATGCCCTATACCAAGGTGGGCAGCAACAAGCTCTCCGACCACCGGGTGACCAGCCCGCTTAAGGCCGACATGAAGGCCTGCCAACAATGCCATACCGAAACCCCGGAGTGGCTGCGCCAACAGGTGATCACGATCCAGGACCGTACCGCCTCCATGATGGTCCGTTCCGGTTACGCCACCGCCACCGTGGCCAAGCTGATTGAGCGGGTGCACACCCTGCAGGCGGAAGGCAAGGAGATCGACCAGAAACTTTACGAGAAGGCCAAGGATTTTTATATGGAAGCCTTCTTCCGCAGTCTGTTCATCGGGGCCGAGAACTCGATTGGCTTCCACAACCCCACCGAAGCGATGCGGATCCTCGGAGATTCCACCGCCTTTGCCACCAAGGCAGAAGGGCTCCTGCGCCAAGCACTTACCAAGGCTGGCGAGGATGTGCCGATGAACGTTAATCTCGAGCTTGACAAGTACCTCAATGAACGGGGCAAGAAAAAGCTCATGCAGCAGAAGGACGTGGAATTCAAGGACCCCTTCGGCGTTGAGGAAAAACTGAACACCGTGACACCCGTCACCACGAAGTAA